One segment of Streptosporangium brasiliense DNA contains the following:
- a CDS encoding 2-oxo acid dehydrogenase subunit E2: MVDLVGYTALLRIATAVMRQLVRPVAFHPASADSAEHAAAQGVLARALGELTGTARSGKTQPAEMSGGTITIINPGESTILAFGQIKDLPWVVDGQLAVRKVTTLALSFDHRIIGSELGSLFLRDVGAMLVDPLRMLVWS; this comes from the coding sequence ATGGTCGATCTTGTTGGCTATACCGCACTCCTGCGGATAGCGACAGCGGTGATGAGGCAACTGGTTCGCCCAGTTGCCTTCCATCCGGCGAGTGCAGACTCCGCGGAACATGCAGCCGCGCAAGGCGTACTCGCCAGGGCGCTCGGTGAGCTGACCGGGACCGCGCGGTCGGGCAAGACGCAGCCGGCCGAGATGTCGGGCGGCACGATCACGATCATCAACCCGGGCGAGTCGACGATCCTGGCGTTCGGCCAGATCAAGGACTTGCCGTGGGTCGTCGACGGTCAGCTCGCCGTACGGAAGGTGACCACGCTGGCATTGTCGTTCGATCACCGGATCATCGGCAGCGAGCTCGGTTCGCTGTTCCTCCGCGACGTGGGGGCGATGCTCGTGGATCCGCTGCGCATGCTCGTTTGGAGCTGA
- a CDS encoding 3'-5' exonuclease: MRHESALLNVIDVEATCWDGQPPPGSVNEIIEIGLTVVDMSARRRVSRHRVLVRPVRSAVSNFCTELTGLTQAEVERGVTFAEACRILVEEHEAGRRPWASWGEYDRRQFARQSQADGVAYPFGYPTERTHTNAKAVFAAAYGLRKKPGMDHALQIAGLPLEGRHHRGEDDAWNIAALVLDLLGRGAWPVTATVV; the protein is encoded by the coding sequence ATGCGCCACGAATCTGCCCTGCTGAACGTCATCGATGTGGAAGCCACCTGCTGGGACGGACAGCCGCCGCCCGGCTCTGTGAACGAGATCATCGAGATTGGTCTCACCGTCGTGGACATGTCGGCACGGCGCCGCGTGTCCCGGCACCGTGTCTTGGTTCGCCCTGTCCGGTCGGCGGTGAGTAACTTCTGCACTGAACTGACCGGCCTGACGCAAGCCGAGGTGGAACGGGGCGTCACCTTCGCCGAGGCATGCCGGATCCTCGTCGAGGAGCACGAGGCCGGGAGGCGTCCCTGGGCGAGCTGGGGCGAGTACGACCGTCGGCAATTTGCTCGACAGAGTCAGGCTGACGGGGTGGCCTACCCGTTCGGCTATCCAACGGAACGCACCCACACCAACGCCAAGGCCGTATTCGCCGCGGCTTATGGGCTGCGCAAGAAACCCGGCATGGATCACGCTCTACAGATCGCCGGGCTGCCGCTCGAGGGACGCCATCACCGTGGCGAGGACGACGCGTGGAACATTGCGGCACTCGTTCTCGATCTGTTGGGCCGCGGGGCATGGCCAGTCACGGCCACAGTCGTCTAG
- a CDS encoding L,D-transpeptidase translates to MPLDASRRLIGAALVAMSLVASTPASVAASPVTLAVGASVTATALPQATTFTELSGLPQDTDTYGKLSGVVVHPARTVAVYALPGGKPAATLPAKQLGSQTWVPVVEARKGWYRVLLPSKPNHVTGWIKAKGLKKARSRYRAIVKLGTRQLTVMNASKKVGTWTVAVGGSETPTPVGRTFMLALMSPKEKAYSPLILPLGTHSPTLDTFGGGPGTVAFHGWPDLKVFGKAVTHGCVRVPARALKVLAGLPLGTPVLIAP, encoded by the coding sequence GTGCCGCTCGATGCCTCCCGCCGCCTCATCGGCGCCGCGCTCGTCGCCATGAGCCTCGTCGCCTCGACCCCCGCCAGCGTCGCCGCGTCGCCCGTCACCCTCGCCGTCGGCGCCTCGGTCACGGCGACCGCACTCCCCCAGGCCACCACGTTCACGGAGTTGAGCGGCCTCCCGCAGGACACCGACACGTACGGCAAGCTGAGCGGCGTCGTGGTCCACCCCGCACGCACGGTGGCCGTCTACGCCCTGCCCGGCGGCAAGCCCGCGGCCACCCTCCCGGCGAAGCAGCTCGGCAGCCAGACCTGGGTGCCGGTGGTGGAGGCGCGCAAGGGCTGGTACCGCGTGCTCCTGCCCAGCAAGCCCAACCACGTGACCGGCTGGATCAAGGCCAAGGGCCTGAAGAAGGCGCGCAGCCGCTATCGCGCCATCGTAAAGCTGGGCACCAGGCAGCTGACCGTGATGAACGCGAGCAAGAAGGTCGGCACCTGGACGGTGGCCGTCGGCGGTTCCGAGACACCCACCCCGGTCGGCAGGACCTTCATGCTGGCTCTGATGTCTCCGAAGGAGAAGGCCTACAGCCCGCTGATCCTGCCGCTCGGCACGCACTCGCCGACGCTCGACACCTTCGGCGGCGGTCCCGGCACGGTCGCCTTCCACGGCTGGCCGGACCTGAAGGTGTTCGGCAAGGCGGTCACGCACGGCTGCGTCAGGGTGCCTGCTCGCGCGCTCAAGGTGCTGGCAGGACTGCCTCTGGGGACTCCGGTTCTGATCGCCCCCTGA
- a CDS encoding AIPR family protein, producing MDKITASQLGEFIETRQLKKLSQSEQFEAFAAHCVVSAEYDDAFEPEDLRTGGGNDLGFDAVALIVNGDLVEDVEEIRDLKDRNNYLQARIIIVQARTTSGFTGTTITDLADNICDFFAETPTLPMNADVLAFKQLIDELYKHSTSFRRGAPDLVIRYVTTGTWDEDPHLRAKLNGAIKRLKSLNLFEEVSFSCFGAKEIQALYRQSENSVEASFDFPNSIVLPDIEGVEGAHIGIVKSSEYLKLITDSAGNIRRSLFYDNVRDFQDYNEVNRGIRETLASPEKRDRFVVLNNGITIVAREIQTTRNTFTLRDYQIVNGCQTSHVVFDERDNLGDSVYLSIKVIVTRDEDVASTITAATNKQTQVSDEDLQALENFQKELEDFFVAHPVEHKLYYERRSKQYASVSGLEKTRIITRPQLVRAYAAMFLDEPWRAGRYYRELQKIRKDEIFAEGDNPYPYYAAAVAYYRLDYFFRNPYVPTKYKPARYQLLMAIRHLIHGSTKAPTKKRDLEKYCERITDVLWDPTEGLNLVAQLLPLVDEAVTETEADGILDRDTVRTQTFTDLIAKKVNQLRAS from the coding sequence AAAAAAACTTTCGCAATCTGAGCAGTTTGAAGCATTTGCGGCTCACTGCGTCGTTTCCGCCGAATACGACGATGCGTTCGAGCCAGAAGACCTACGAACCGGCGGCGGGAACGATCTCGGATTCGATGCAGTCGCCCTGATTGTAAACGGGGACCTCGTTGAAGACGTTGAAGAAATTAGAGATCTAAAAGATCGCAACAATTACCTTCAGGCACGCATAATAATAGTTCAGGCACGCACCACAAGTGGGTTCACTGGAACTACTATCACCGATCTAGCGGACAATATATGTGATTTCTTTGCAGAGACCCCCACACTCCCAATGAATGCCGATGTTTTAGCATTCAAGCAACTAATTGATGAACTTTATAAGCACAGCACATCATTCCGTCGCGGCGCACCGGATCTCGTAATTCGGTACGTTACCACTGGAACATGGGACGAAGACCCACATCTGCGCGCGAAGTTGAACGGCGCCATTAAACGTTTAAAATCACTAAACCTCTTCGAAGAAGTTAGCTTCTCATGTTTCGGCGCGAAGGAAATACAGGCACTCTATCGCCAGTCAGAGAATAGTGTAGAGGCGTCGTTTGATTTCCCCAACTCTATCGTTCTACCTGACATAGAAGGCGTGGAAGGGGCTCACATCGGAATCGTCAAATCATCAGAATATTTGAAGCTTATAACTGATAGCGCAGGGAATATCAGAAGGTCGCTATTCTACGACAACGTTCGAGACTTCCAGGACTACAACGAAGTTAATCGCGGGATCAGGGAAACTCTTGCAAGTCCAGAGAAGCGCGATAGGTTTGTGGTTCTAAATAATGGAATCACAATCGTAGCGCGAGAAATACAGACAACGAGAAACACGTTCACGCTCCGTGACTATCAGATAGTCAACGGATGCCAAACGAGTCATGTCGTGTTCGACGAACGCGACAATCTCGGAGATAGTGTCTATCTGTCGATTAAGGTCATCGTAACACGTGACGAAGATGTAGCTAGCACTATTACAGCAGCTACAAATAAGCAGACACAAGTAAGCGACGAAGATCTTCAAGCCCTGGAGAACTTCCAGAAGGAATTGGAAGACTTCTTTGTTGCTCATCCTGTTGAGCACAAGCTCTACTATGAGCGTCGCTCGAAGCAGTACGCCAGCGTAAGCGGTCTTGAGAAGACTCGGATTATCACGCGCCCACAGCTAGTTAGGGCCTACGCAGCGATGTTCCTAGATGAGCCATGGCGCGCAGGAAGGTACTACCGAGAGCTCCAGAAAATAAGAAAAGACGAGATTTTTGCAGAAGGGGATAATCCGTACCCGTACTACGCCGCAGCCGTGGCATATTACAGGCTAGATTACTTCTTTCGAAACCCTTATGTTCCAACGAAGTATAAGCCCGCAAGATATCAACTCCTAATGGCAATTAGGCATCTCATTCACGGCTCCACAAAAGCCCCCACAAAGAAAAGGGATCTGGAAAAATATTGTGAGCGAATCACGGATGTTTTATGGGACCCAACGGAAGGGCTAAATCTTGTCGCTCAGCTACTTCCTCTGGTAGACGAGGCAGTCACAGAGACCGAAGCCGACGGGATCCTGGATCGCGATACAGTCCGTACGCAAACCTTTACAGACCTAATTGCCAAGAAAGTAAATCAGTTGCGAGCTAGTTGA